The Qipengyuania aurantiaca genome contains the following window.
GCGCTTCTATTCGCATTTCGGCACCGACCCGGTCCGCCTGACCGGCGCGGTGATCGAAGGCGTTACCGGTGAACGCGCGCGAGTGGGCGGGACCTCCACCATCACGCAGCAGCTGGCGCGCAACGTCTTCCTCAACTCCAACCGCACGCTCGACCGCAAGCTGCGCGAGGCGATCCTCGCCATGGCGTTGGAATGGAAGTTCTCGAAGGAGCAGATCCTCGAGCTCTATCTCAACAAGGTCTATTTCGGCGGCGGGGCCTATGGCATCGATTCGGCGAGCCGGAAGTTCTTCAGCCATCCCGCTACCGAACTCTCTACCGCGGAGGCCGCGATCATCGCCGGGCTGGTGAAAGCGCCGAGCCGCTATTCGCCCACCGCCGATGTCGACGCCGCCGTCGGCCGCGCCAGCGTGGTGCTGCGGCTGATGCGCGAGCAGGGCAAGATCAGCGCGAGCGACGCGCAGGTCGATGTCTCGGCGGTCAAGCTCAAGCAGGAGCAGGGCACGAATTCGGTGCGTTATTTCACCGACTGGGCGCTGCCCCAGCTCGACGTGCTGCTGCCCGAAACCTTCGAGCCGATCGAGGTGTGGACCACGCTGGATCCCGGCATGCAGAAGGCGGCGACCGCCGCGATCCAGGGCAACGCGCCCGAAGGCGCGCAGGGCGCGCTTGTCAGCCTCGACCGCGACGGGGCGATCCTCGCGCTGGTGGGCGGGACCGACTACGTCGAGACCAATTACAACCGCGCCACCAACGCCATGCGCCAGCCCGGATCGAGCTGGAAGCTGTTCGTCTATCTCGCGGCGCTGGAAGCGGGCTACACGCCCAACGACCGCGTGGTCGATACGCCGGTGTCGATCGGCGGATGGAGTCCGAAGAATTCGAACGGCCGCAACATCGGCGAGACGAATTTGCGCACGGCGTTTGCCTATTCGATCAACACCGTGGCCGCGCAGCTCGGCAACGAAGTCGGCTTCAGCCAGGTCGCCTCGATGGCGCGGCGCTTCGGCATCACCTCGCCGATCAATACCTATCCCGCCATGGTGCTGGGATCGAACGAGGTGCGCCTGATCGACATGGCGCGCGCCTTTGCCGCGGTCTCGGCGGGCGGCTCTTCGGTCGAGCCCTATGGCATCGTGAAGGTGACGACGGCGGAGGGAGAGCTGCTTTACCAGCACAAGCGCGCCCGCAGCACGCAGCTCGTGCCCGAGCATGTCGCGCGCGGGATCACCGATCTCCTGCAGGCGGCGGTCCAGACGGGCACCGGCCGGGCGGCGCAGATCGGGCGTCCGGTGGCAGGCAAGACCGGCACGACCAGCTCGAACAAGGACGGCTATTTCGTCGGCTTCTCTTCCGGCGTGACTACTGCTGTGTGGATGGGCCGCGACGATAACCGCCGCGTAAGCGGCCTCCAGGGCGGACGCGCTCCGGCGCAGGCCTTTGCCGCCTTCATGCGCTATGCAGTGAAGGACCGTCCGGTGGAGGAATTCGATACAGAGCTGCAACTGCCCGAATGGCAGCTGGACGAGGAAGACGACTTCTTCTTCGGCGACCCGGACGAGTATTACTACATCGACGAACAGGGCAATCTGATCGAGCCGGGCCGTGGTGCGCCCGGCCCTGACGGGGCGCTGCCGGGACCGGGCGAAGCGCCGCAGCCGGGCGCGGGCGACGACGGCACTCTGCCGCGTATCCAGCGCGTGCCGGGTCCTCGCCAGCCTTCGACCGGACGCGGGGCGGATGGCGCGCCGCAAGCGATCGACGACGATTTCCTCGACGGGGTCATCGGCCGCGACCGGCCCCGTCCCTCGCCGACACCGACCCGGCCTCCCGACCGGCCCTGACCGTCAGGCGATAAAGAAAAAGGCCCTCCCGGCGCGAACCGGGAGGGCCTTTTCGTTGCGGAAGCCAGAGCGTCCTAGCGCAGGCGAACCGCGATATACTGCGGCGAGCCGCCACGACGCTGGACCCGTAGCAGGACCGCGTCGCGATCGTCGGACTGTGCGCCGCGAACGATCTTTTCCAGATCGGCGACATCGACCAGCGGGTTGTAATTCGCCGTCAGCAGGATGTCCCCGCGACGCAGGCCCTTGCGCGCCGCGTCGGAGTTCTGGTCGACCGAAGCAACCACCAGGCCGCGCGTAGCGGCATCCGCGCCCAGCTGGCGGGCGATTGCCGGCGTCAGTTCGAGAACCTGAAGGCCGAGGCTGTTCTCGATCACCTCGTTGTCGCTCGGCGCCATGTCGTCTTCCGGCTCGGCGTCGGGATCGAACATCTGGCTCTGGCGAAGCTCTTCCTCGCTCGGGCGCTTACCGACGGTGACGTTGATCTGTCGGCGCTGGCCATCGCGCATGACTTCGACCGGGATGGTCGTGCCCGGCGCGATATTGGCGACGAGGTAGGACAGCGTCTGGTCGGGTGTGACCTCGCGGCCGTTGACCGTAAGCACGATATCGCCCGGCTCGATGCCCGCGCGCGCGGCGGCTTCGCCCGGCTGGACCATCTGAACGATCTCGCCGCGATTACGGCGCAGGCCGAGCGAGGCGGCGACATCGTCGTTCACCGGCTGGATCTGGATGCCGAGATAGCCGCGCTCGATCTCGACGCCGCGGACCAGCTTGTCGACGATGGGCTCGGCGGTCTCGGCGGGAATCGCAAAGCCGATGCCCACGCTGCCGCCGGTCGGCGAAATGATGGCGTTGTTGATGCCGATCACATTGCCCTGCATGTCGAACAGCGGACCGCCCGAATTGCCGCGGTTGATGCTGGCATCGGTCTGGAGATAGCGGTCGTAAGCGCCGCCACCCGCGCTACGCAGCACGCTGGAGACGATGCCGCTGGTCACAGTGCCGCCAAGGCCGAAGGGGTTGCCGATGGCAATCACCCAGTCGCCCACGCGTGCCTGGCGCGAATCGCCGAAGGTCACGAAGGGAAAGGCCTCGCGGCGGCTGATCTTGAGCACGGCGAGATCGGACTGCGGGTCGGTGCCCACGACTTCGGCTTCGTATTCGTTGCCGTCGGGAAGGGTGACGGTCACCTCTTCCAGCTCTGCGCGCTGGCCGGGAGGGTTCACCACGTGATTGTTGGTGACGACATAGCCATCGGCCGAGATGATGAAGCCCGAACCCAGCGACTGGCCTTCGCGGAACTGCGGTTCGGCATCCTCGGTTTCGCCGCGGCGCTGGTTGAAGAGGTCTTCGAAGGGCGTGCCTGCGAAGGGATTGGTGTTGCGGCTCGCAACCTCGATCCGCTGGCGGGTGGAGATGTTGACCACCGCCGGCTGCAATTGCTCGGTCAGGTCGGCAAAGCTTTCGGGCGCGCCGGCGCGGGGCACCACGCGGGCCATCTGGCTGTCGTCGTTCTGGGCGACCTGCGCTCCGGCCGGGAACCCGGCAAGGGAAAGGGCGGCACCACCGGCAAGCAGGGTGGCGGTTACGGAATAGGCATATCGCACTGGCTTCACGTCCTTCTCAGTATCCTCGTAAAATCGTCACGGGCGAGGGGGTCTGCATATCCTATGCAGCCCCCCGCCTGCGGTTCCGGTCCCTCATGCTGGCCCCGCGCGCTGAACGCGTCTTGAACGGGCTGATCGCGAGACGGAATGCTTCGACGAAGCGTCAACGCCGTCCGCGGAATTGCTGCAGGTACTCATTGTCGGGAGAGAGGATGATGCTGCTCGCAGCGTCGCCATTCTCGGCCGCGAAGGTCGCATCGTAGCTCTGCATCGCGCGGTAGAAATCGTAGAAGCTGGCGTCCTTGCCGAAGCTTTCGGCATAGATACGCGCGGCTTCCGCGTCGGCTTCGGCGCGGATGATGCGGGCATCGCGTCCGCCCTGCGCACGGATCGTGCGCGCTTCGCGCTGGCGATCCGATTCCATCCGGGTGAAGGCCGACTGCAGCGGCGCTTCGGGAAGGTCGGTGCGGGTGATCTGCACGTCCACCACCTCGGCGCCGTATTGGCGTGCCTGGCGGTCGAGATTGGCGCGCACGTTCTGCAGGGCCGAGCCGCGTTCGGCGGTCAGCATGGCCTGGAAGGTGCGGCGACCCAGTTCCTGGCGCAGCACGGAGTTCAGGATCGGCTCGAGCGCGGTGCGCACGCCCTCCGTGGAACCGGCGCGTTCGACCATGCGCACGGGATTGGTGATACGGAAGCGCGCATAGGCGTTGACGAGCAGGCGCTGCTGGTCGTTCGAGAGGACTTCCTCGTCGTTCATTTCGAGGTCCAGCAGGCGCTTCTCGATCCGCACGACCTTGTCGACGAAGGGCCAGCGCCAGTGGAGCCCGGCGCCCATCTGGCCGTTCGGCGTGTTGATCGTGCCGACCGGTTCACCGGTGCGCACTATGACGACCTGCTCTTCCTCAGGCACGACGTAAGCGCTCAGCATCAGCGCCACGAGCGCGAGGCCGGCCGCGATGATCGAATAGCGGTGATCTTCCCACAAACGCTGCATCTTACTGTCCTCCCGGCGCGGTCACGGTGGTGGCGGGGCCTTCGGTCTGCTGCGCCCGGCGCCGGATTTCGGGAAGCGGGAGGTAGGGCGTCACGCCCGTGGCTTCCACGATGGTCTTGTCGGTCTTCGAAAGCACGCGCTCCATGGTCTCGTAATAGAGACGCTGGCGGGTCACTTCGGGGGCAAGGCGATACTGTTCGTAGACCTTGTCGAAAGCTTCCGCCTCACCTTGCGCCTGTGCGAGCACCTGCTGGGCATAGCCCTGTGCCTGGTTGCGCGCGGCGTCGGCGTTCTGTTCGGCGACCTGCACGTCGCGGAAGGCGTCGACGACCTGACCCGGCGGGTCGGCCTTTTCGATTTCGACACCCAGCACGCGAATGCCGGCCTGATAGCTGTCGAGAGTGCGCTGCATACGCTCGCGCACGTCCTGCTCGATTGCGGCGCGGCCCTGGCCCGAGAAGGTCTCGTCGAGCTGCTTTTCGGCAACCGCGGCACGCATGGCGGCTTCGGCGGCTTCGTTCACCGTCTCGACCGGATCGACCACGCGGAACTTGTAATCGGCGAGGTCCTTGATGTTCCAGCGCACGATATAGCTCAGATCGACGAGGTTCTGGTCGCCCGTCAGGATCAGCTTCACCTGGTTGTTGTTGCCCGGAATGCGCACGGCGCGCACGCCCTGAACGTCTTCAACATCGACCGTTTCGATCGGGAAAGGCGCGGAAAACTTGAGGCCGGAATCCAGCGTGCGGGTGTAATTGCCGAGCGTCTTCACCACCGCCTGCTGCTGCGGGCCGATCAGGTGGACGCTGGTCGCCAGAAGGCCCAACGCAATAATCCCGACCACGGCGACCGGGAACCAGCTCTTGCCGCCGGGGCGCTGGGGGAAGCGGAAGTTGGGACCGCCACCACCACCGCCGCCCTTGCGGCGCGGGCCTTCGGGGCCGCGGTTCTTGAAGATGTCCTCGATATTGGGGCCGCGACGTCCGTCGCCGCCGCCAGAGCCGGGCGGAAGCCAGGGGTTGCGCGGGCCGTTGCCCTTGTCGCCGCTTCCCTTGTCGCCCTTCGGCGCATCACCGTCACCGGAGCCCGACGAACCGTCGCCGCCCGTGCCCCAGGGATTCTTGCCAGCCATTGCGAGGCCGATCCTTTGTCCAAACCCGTCCAGAATTCTCATAACTGTCTTATAGGAAGGGTTTGGAGGAAAAACAGGGGTTGCGGTGCGCTTTTCGATGATACAGCAGCGCGATCCATGAGCCGCGCCGATTTTTCCGCCGATTTGCCGCCCGAAATTGCCGCCCGCGTCACCGGGTCGGTCCTTAACGAGGGGCGTGCCACTGTCGTGCTGGACGTCGCCGGAGTAGGCGAGGACGCGCGGGGCGCGCTCGAACGGGCCGTTATAAAGGCGCTTTCCGGGCGCGCGGACGTCAGCGATGTGCGCGTCGTCATGACGGCCGAGCGCAAGGGCCCGATGATCATCGCCGTGGGTTCGGGCAAGGGCGGCGTGGGCAAGTCGACGCTGACCGCCAACCTCGCCATTGCGCTGGCGAAGAAGGGCGTGAAGGTCGGTCTCGTCGATGCCGATATATACGGTCCCTCGCAGCCGGTGATCTTCGGCAGCCAGTCCGTGAGGCCGGACGCGCGCGACAACAAGCCGGTGCCGATCGAGAGCAAATACGGCGTCCCGCATCTCTCGATGGGCCATCTTGTCACCCCCGGCAAGGCGCTGGCATGGCGCGGGCCGATGGCCTCGGGCGCGATCACGCAACTGCTCGAAGCGCATTGGAGCAGCGAAACCGAGGTTCTGCTGGTCGACCTGCCGCCGGGCACGGGCGATGTGCAGCTGACCATGATCCAGAAGTTCAAGCCAGCGGGCGCGGTGCTGGTCTCCACGCCGCAGGACCTCGCGCTGATCGACGCCGCGCGCGCCGGGCAATTGTTCGACACGGCGGGCGTCCCGGTAATCGGGCTGGTCGAGAATATGTCGGGCTACGCCTGCCCCCATTGCGGTGAGGTGTCCGACCCCTTCGGCGCGGGCGGTGTCGAGGCGGCTGCCGGGCGTTTGGAACTGCCCTTCCTCGGGCGCATCCCGCTCGACATGGCGATCCGGCAGGGCAGCGACGCGGGCGATCCTCCGGCGGCAGGCGACGGGCCGATGGCCGAACCTTTCAACGCCATCGCGACAAGGCTGGGCGAATGGATCTCCGCGAGAAGCTGAGCGCCCTTCCGGTCTCGCGCCGCAAGCTCCTGGCGGGTGCGGCGGCAGGCGGGGGATTGCTCCTCGCCTGGACCTTCTGGCCGCGCGCCTATCCCAGCCCGCTCATCGCGCGCGAGGGCGAGGCGCTGTTTGGCGGCTGGATGACCATCGGGCAGGATGGCGTGGTCAGCGTGGCCGTGCCGCAGCTCGAAATGGGGCAGGGCGTCGGCACGCTGCTCGCCCAGATCGCCGCGACCGAACTGGGCGCGGACTGGCGGCAAGTGGGCATCGAGCCCGTCGCCCCGGCGGGTTTCTTTGCCAACCTCCCGCTGGCCGCCCAGTGGTCGCCGCTTTGGGAGGGCTTGTTCGGCGCAAGCGACGATCCGCAGGACAGCGCGGTCACCCGCTTCGCCCGTTCCCGCGATTTCTCCGTCACTGCGGCGGGGACCAGCCTCGCCGCTTACGAACTGCCCTTGCGCGAAGCGGCGGCTAGCGCGCGCGATATGCTGGTGCGCGCCGCCGCCGACCGCTGGGATGTCGAGCCGGAAGAATGCGAGGTCGCCGAGGGCTTTGTCATCCACGAGGAACGCCGCCTGCCCTTCGGTGCGCTGGTGGACGAGGCGGCGCAGCTGGATCCGCCCGATCCCGCGCCCTTGCGGCCCATGCCCGCCTTCGAGGAGCCGCTGCCGGGCGAGGGCGATGCGTCGACCATCTTCCCGCGGCTCGACCTGCCTTCCAAGGTTGATGGCAGCCATATCTTCGCGGCCGATATCCGCCTGCCGGGCATGGTCTTCGCGTCGATCCGCCACGGTCCGCACGGCTTGCCCGAATTGCTGCGCTTCAACGAGGACGCGGTGGCAGGCACGCGCGGGCTGGTCGGCGTGGTGAAATCGAAGCGCTGGCTCGCCGCGGTGGCCGAAAGCTGGTGGATCGCCGATCAGGCGCTGGCGAAGATGCGCCCCTATTTTACGGGGCCGGGCGCAGTCGAACAGGTCATACTCGACACCGAGATGGAGCGCGCTCGCGAAGACGCGGGCGAGCGGGCGGAGCGGATCGAGACTATCGGCGAACCCGACTCCCTGATCGGCGAGGCGCAGGTGACGCGCCGCTACGATGTTGCGCCCGCCCTCCACGCGCCGCTCGAAACCGCCTCGGCCACCGCGCGATTGGCCGACGGGCGGCTCGAGCTCTGGATCGCCTCGCAGGCTCCGGCGGCGGCGCGCGATGCGGCAGCCAAGGCCGTCGGCCTCTCGCCCTCCGACGTGATCCTCTACCCCGTTTCGGCGGGCGGCAGCTTCGACGCGCGGCTGGAGAAGCAGCACGCGATCGAAGTCGCGCAGATCGCCGCCGAGATCGGGCGACCGGTCCAGCTCACATGGTCTCGCGCGCAGGACCTGCAGATGGTGCCGCCCCGCGCGCCGGTTTCGGGCGAGATCAGCGCCACGATCGGTCCGCAGGGCCAGCCCGTCGCGTGGCGCGCGCGCATCACCGCGCCCTCGTGGATGCGCGAGACTGGTCATCGCCTCTTCGACAATTACGTGCCCGAAGCCGCCCGGCGCGAAAGTGTGGGCGAGGCCGATGCCTTCGCGGTCGAAGGCGCCGTGCCGCCTTACAGCATCGCCCATGTCGCCACCGAACACGTGCCCGCACGCATCGGCCTGCCAACAGCAAGGATGCGCGGCGGGGCGCATGGGTACACCGCCTTCTTTACCGAGTGCTTCGTCGACGAGCTGGCGCGCAACGCCGGACGCGACCCCTTCCTCTATCGTATGGCGATGCTGGGCGGCGCCCCGCGCATGGCCGAGGTGCTGCGCCGCGCCACGCGGCTGGGGGACTGGGACGGCGGACAGTCAGGTTCGGGGGAAGGTGTCGCCATGGTCCGCATGGGCCGCGACCCGCTCACTGCAGGCCACATCGCTTGCGTCGCCCACGTCCGCCGCGGCGAAGGCGGGATTGCGGTGACGCAACTGAGTGCGGTGGCCGACATCGGCCGCGTGGTGAACCTCGACCTTGCCCGGCAGCAGATCGAGGGTGGGCTTCTCTATGGTCTCGGCCTCGCGCTCGGTGCGCCGCTGACCTTCGACAGCGGCCATCCCGTGCCGCGCACGCTGGGCGAGATGCGCTTGCCGGGTCTTGCCGAAGTGCCTGACATGCGCATCGATTTCGTCGCCAGCGATGCCGAGCCCTTCGACGCCGGCGAACTGGGCGTGACCGTGTCAGGCCCAGCAGTGGCCAACGCGCTGTTTGCCTTGACGGGCGAGCGTTCTTACCGTTTGCCGCTTTCCGTATGACCTGGCAGCCGCAGACCCTTCCCGCAGACCATCCCCCGGTGAAATCCGGCGGCGTGGGTGTCCTGATCGTCAATCTCGGCACGCCCGACGCGCCTGAGCCGGGTCCGGTGAAGCGCTATCTCGCCGAATTCCTCTCCGACCGCCGCGTGGTCGAAATTCCGCCGATTGCCTGGCAGCCGATCCTGCGCGGCATAATCCTCAACACGCGGCCGAAGAAGAGCGCGCACGCGTATAGGCAGGTCTGGACCGACGAAGGCTCGCCGCTCGCCGTGATCACGCGCCAGCAGGCCGAGGCCATGCAGGCGCGGCTGGGCGACAGCGTTACGGTCGACTGGGCCATGCGCTATGGCACGCCCTCGATCCCGGAGCGGCTGAAGGCGCTGATGGACAAGGGCTGCGAGCGCATCTTGCTCGCCCCGATGTACCCGCAATATTCGGGCGCGACGACGGCGACGGTTGTGGACAAGGCTGGGGAAGCCTTGGGGAAGATGCGTTGGCAACCCTCCTTGCGCACCCTGCCGCCCTATCACGACGACCCGGCCTATATCGACGCGCTGGAGGTGGACCTCACCCGCCAGCTCTCCGCACTCGATTTCGAGCCGGAGGTCCTGCTTTTAAGCTTCCACGGTATGCCCGAGCGCACGCTTCACCTCGGCGATCCCTACCACTGCCACTGCATGAAGACCTCACGCCTCTTGCAGGCGCGGCTCGATGGCCGGGGGTTTCGCATCCGCACCACCTTCCAGTCCCGCTTCGGGCGCGCGAAATGGCTGGAGCCGGCAACCGATCACGTCATCGCCGAGGAAGCTGCCAAGGGTACGAAGCGCATGGCGATCGCCGCGCCGGGCTTTTCCGCCGACTGCCTCGAAACGCTGGAAGAGCTGGCGATGCAGGGCCGCGACCAGTTCCTCGAAAAAGGCGGAGAGAAATTTGCCGCGCTCACCTGTCTCAACACTTCGGATGTCGGCCTCGCGATGCTGGAGACGCTGCTGCGGCGCGAACTTTCAGGCTGGATTTAGATTGCTAATTGCCACTTAACCATTGCCTTGGCATAGTCGGCCCATGGCAACTCTCGCAGCACACGACCCGATCCCCACCCACTGGACGGAGGGCGCCCCTTCCGCAGACGATCTTGCCCACATTCCGGGCGAAGGCGGCTGGCCCGTGGTCGGCAACACTCTGAAGATGCTGAAGGACCCGCACGCCTTCACACGGCGCATGGTCGAGACCTATGGCCGGGTGTACAAGAACAAGGCCTTCGGTGGCTGGAATGTCGGTCTGATCGGTGCCGATGCGAACGAGCTGTTGCTGTTCGACCGGAATAAGAACTTCTCCTCCGAGCAGGGCTGGGGCCCGATCCTCGACCAGCTTTTCCCGCGCGGGCTGATGCTGATGGATTTCGACCATCACCGCGCTGATCGCCGCGCGCTGTCGATCGCCTTCAAGCCGGGCCCGATGCGCCACTATTCGGGCAGCCTCAACCGCGGCATCGCGAAGAAGGTGGAAGACTGGGGCGAAGGCCCGATGCAGTTCTACCCCGCGATCAAGACGCTGACGCTCGACCTTGCCGCAGACAGTTTCATCGGCATCGAGTGGGGGCCGGAAGCCGACAAGATCAACACCGCCTTCATCGACATGGTGCAGGCCTCGGTCGCGCCGGTGCGCAAGCCCTTGCCCTTCACGCAGATGAAGCGCGGGGTCGACGGCCGGAAGTTCCTCGTCGATTTCTTCACCGCCGAAACCCACCGCCGCCGCGCCGAGGGCGGGGGGCAGGACATGTTCAGCCAGTTCGCCACCGCCGAATACGAAGACGGCAGCCTCATGCCGGTCGTCGAGGTGGTCGATCACATGAACTTCCTGATGATGGCGGCGCATGACACCATCACCAGTTCGGCGACTTCGCTGATCTGGCTGCTCGCCAAGCATCCCGAATGGCAGGAAAAGCTGCGGCAGGAAGTGGAAAGCGTGACCGGCGGCATCGGTTCGGACGGACGCCCGCGCGATCTCGACTATGACGATATGGGCAAGCTCGACCTCGTTGAAATGGCCTTCAAGGAAGCGCTGCGGAAGGTTCCGCCGGTCCCTTCCACCCCGCGCCGTGCGCTGCGCGAATTCGAGTTTGGCGGCTATCGCATCCCGGCCGGCACGCACGTCGGCATCAACGCCTATTTCGTGCATCACGAGGAAGAGCACTGGGACAACCCCCATGCCTTCGACCCGATGCATTTCACGCCGGAAAACGTGAAGGCACGCCACAAGTACGCCTGGGTGCCCTTCGGCGGCGGCGCGCATATGTGCCTCGGCCTGCACTTTGCCTATATGCAGGTGAAGATCCTGATGGCGCAGTTGCTGCCGCGCTACCGCATCGAACTGGTGCAAGAGCCGGACTGGCAGCCCTGGCCGATCCCCAAGCCCCGCGATGGCCTGAAGATTTC
Protein-coding sequences here:
- a CDS encoding transglycosylase domain-containing protein; translation: MDRRGNRRKSSKRAEQARRAEAEGQRDYSGVKRFFKRLFLWGGGLALLGVVFLGIAVGFAARSLPSFYQLKATQNAQTIVVRARDGTEIVELGPSYGRWIPSEEIPQVMKDAMVSVEDRRFYSHFGTDPVRLTGAVIEGVTGERARVGGTSTITQQLARNVFLNSNRTLDRKLREAILAMALEWKFSKEQILELYLNKVYFGGGAYGIDSASRKFFSHPATELSTAEAAIIAGLVKAPSRYSPTADVDAAVGRASVVLRLMREQGKISASDAQVDVSAVKLKQEQGTNSVRYFTDWALPQLDVLLPETFEPIEVWTTLDPGMQKAATAAIQGNAPEGAQGALVSLDRDGAILALVGGTDYVETNYNRATNAMRQPGSSWKLFVYLAALEAGYTPNDRVVDTPVSIGGWSPKNSNGRNIGETNLRTAFAYSINTVAAQLGNEVGFSQVASMARRFGITSPINTYPAMVLGSNEVRLIDMARAFAAVSAGGSSVEPYGIVKVTTAEGELLYQHKRARSTQLVPEHVARGITDLLQAAVQTGTGRAAQIGRPVAGKTGTTSSNKDGYFVGFSSGVTTAVWMGRDDNRRVSGLQGGRAPAQAFAAFMRYAVKDRPVEEFDTELQLPEWQLDEEDDFFFGDPDEYYYIDEQGNLIEPGRGAPGPDGALPGPGEAPQPGAGDDGTLPRIQRVPGPRQPSTGRGADGAPQAIDDDFLDGVIGRDRPRPSPTPTRPPDRP
- a CDS encoding Do family serine endopeptidase, which gives rise to MRYAYSVTATLLAGGAALSLAGFPAGAQVAQNDDSQMARVVPRAGAPESFADLTEQLQPAVVNISTRQRIEVASRNTNPFAGTPFEDLFNQRRGETEDAEPQFREGQSLGSGFIISADGYVVTNNHVVNPPGQRAELEEVTVTLPDGNEYEAEVVGTDPQSDLAVLKISRREAFPFVTFGDSRQARVGDWVIAIGNPFGLGGTVTSGIVSSVLRSAGGGAYDRYLQTDASINRGNSGGPLFDMQGNVIGINNAIISPTGGSVGIGFAIPAETAEPIVDKLVRGVEIERGYLGIQIQPVNDDVAASLGLRRNRGEIVQMVQPGEAAARAGIEPGDIVLTVNGREVTPDQTLSYLVANIAPGTTIPVEVMRDGQRRQINVTVGKRPSEEELRQSQMFDPDAEPEDDMAPSDNEVIENSLGLQVLELTPAIARQLGADAATRGLVVASVDQNSDAARKGLRRGDILLTANYNPLVDVADLEKIVRGAQSDDRDAVLLRVQRRGGSPQYIAVRLR
- the hflC gene encoding protease modulator HflC, translated to MQRLWEDHRYSIIAAGLALVALMLSAYVVPEEEQVVIVRTGEPVGTINTPNGQMGAGLHWRWPFVDKVVRIEKRLLDLEMNDEEVLSNDQQRLLVNAYARFRITNPVRMVERAGSTEGVRTALEPILNSVLRQELGRRTFQAMLTAERGSALQNVRANLDRQARQYGAEVVDVQITRTDLPEAPLQSAFTRMESDRQREARTIRAQGGRDARIIRAEADAEAARIYAESFGKDASFYDFYRAMQSYDATFAAENGDAASSIILSPDNEYLQQFRGRR
- the hflK gene encoding protease modulator HflK: MAGKNPWGTGGDGSSGSGDGDAPKGDKGSGDKGNGPRNPWLPPGSGGGDGRRGPNIEDIFKNRGPEGPRRKGGGGGGGPNFRFPQRPGGKSWFPVAVVGIIALGLLATSVHLIGPQQQAVVKTLGNYTRTLDSGLKFSAPFPIETVDVEDVQGVRAVRIPGNNNQVKLILTGDQNLVDLSYIVRWNIKDLADYKFRVVDPVETVNEAAEAAMRAAVAEKQLDETFSGQGRAAIEQDVRERMQRTLDSYQAGIRVLGVEIEKADPPGQVVDAFRDVQVAEQNADAARNQAQGYAQQVLAQAQGEAEAFDKVYEQYRLAPEVTRQRLYYETMERVLSKTDKTIVEATGVTPYLPLPEIRRRAQQTEGPATTVTAPGGQ
- a CDS encoding Mrp/NBP35 family ATP-binding protein, translated to MTAERKGPMIIAVGSGKGGVGKSTLTANLAIALAKKGVKVGLVDADIYGPSQPVIFGSQSVRPDARDNKPVPIESKYGVPHLSMGHLVTPGKALAWRGPMASGAITQLLEAHWSSETEVLLVDLPPGTGDVQLTMIQKFKPAGAVLVSTPQDLALIDAARAGQLFDTAGVPVIGLVENMSGYACPHCGEVSDPFGAGGVEAAAGRLELPFLGRIPLDMAIRQGSDAGDPPAAGDGPMAEPFNAIATRLGEWISARS
- a CDS encoding molybdopterin cofactor-binding domain-containing protein, coding for MDLREKLSALPVSRRKLLAGAAAGGGLLLAWTFWPRAYPSPLIAREGEALFGGWMTIGQDGVVSVAVPQLEMGQGVGTLLAQIAATELGADWRQVGIEPVAPAGFFANLPLAAQWSPLWEGLFGASDDPQDSAVTRFARSRDFSVTAAGTSLAAYELPLREAAASARDMLVRAAADRWDVEPEECEVAEGFVIHEERRLPFGALVDEAAQLDPPDPAPLRPMPAFEEPLPGEGDASTIFPRLDLPSKVDGSHIFAADIRLPGMVFASIRHGPHGLPELLRFNEDAVAGTRGLVGVVKSKRWLAAVAESWWIADQALAKMRPYFTGPGAVEQVILDTEMERAREDAGERAERIETIGEPDSLIGEAQVTRRYDVAPALHAPLETASATARLADGRLELWIASQAPAAARDAAAKAVGLSPSDVILYPVSAGGSFDARLEKQHAIEVAQIAAEIGRPVQLTWSRAQDLQMVPPRAPVSGEISATIGPQGQPVAWRARITAPSWMRETGHRLFDNYVPEAARRESVGEADAFAVEGAVPPYSIAHVATEHVPARIGLPTARMRGGAHGYTAFFTECFVDELARNAGRDPFLYRMAMLGGAPRMAEVLRRATRLGDWDGGQSGSGEGVAMVRMGRDPLTAGHIACVAHVRRGEGGIAVTQLSAVADIGRVVNLDLARQQIEGGLLYGLGLALGAPLTFDSGHPVPRTLGEMRLPGLAEVPDMRIDFVASDAEPFDAGELGVTVSGPAVANALFALTGERSYRLPLSV
- the hemH gene encoding ferrochelatase; amino-acid sequence: MTWQPQTLPADHPPVKSGGVGVLIVNLGTPDAPEPGPVKRYLAEFLSDRRVVEIPPIAWQPILRGIILNTRPKKSAHAYRQVWTDEGSPLAVITRQQAEAMQARLGDSVTVDWAMRYGTPSIPERLKALMDKGCERILLAPMYPQYSGATTATVVDKAGEALGKMRWQPSLRTLPPYHDDPAYIDALEVDLTRQLSALDFEPEVLLLSFHGMPERTLHLGDPYHCHCMKTSRLLQARLDGRGFRIRTTFQSRFGRAKWLEPATDHVIAEEAAKGTKRMAIAAPGFSADCLETLEELAMQGRDQFLEKGGEKFAALTCLNTSDVGLAMLETLLRRELSGWI
- a CDS encoding cytochrome P450 produces the protein MATLAAHDPIPTHWTEGAPSADDLAHIPGEGGWPVVGNTLKMLKDPHAFTRRMVETYGRVYKNKAFGGWNVGLIGADANELLLFDRNKNFSSEQGWGPILDQLFPRGLMLMDFDHHRADRRALSIAFKPGPMRHYSGSLNRGIAKKVEDWGEGPMQFYPAIKTLTLDLAADSFIGIEWGPEADKINTAFIDMVQASVAPVRKPLPFTQMKRGVDGRKFLVDFFTAETHRRRAEGGGQDMFSQFATAEYEDGSLMPVVEVVDHMNFLMMAAHDTITSSATSLIWLLAKHPEWQEKLRQEVESVTGGIGSDGRPRDLDYDDMGKLDLVEMAFKEALRKVPPVPSTPRRALREFEFGGYRIPAGTHVGINAYFVHHEEEHWDNPHAFDPMHFTPENVKARHKYAWVPFGGGAHMCLGLHFAYMQVKILMAQLLPRYRIELVQEPDWQPWPIPKPRDGLKISLKAI